Proteins found in one Pseudomonas marvdashtae genomic segment:
- a CDS encoding MFS transporter: MQKQPTFFSPLRLTGFCLAIALFECLTYMASDLIMPAMLKVTQDLDAPADQIPYAFNLYLLGGILLPWLIGPLSDRHGRRPFMLAGCGGFVVACVAITQVTDMHGFNGLRLIQGMGLGFVIAVSYPAIQEVFCESDAVKVMALLGNLALLSPLLGPLAGGLLLQWLSWRELFMLLAGLGMVSWLALWWFMPRNTRAAHLMGKESIVEPFDLRSLVRRYSALLGHMEFMSASVALGLMSLPLIAWIGLSPLLLIQGQGLSPLEYGVWQIPVFSAVILGNFLLNVLVERVGVRRVVYYSLWPFCAGLVALVVASQFDLPLTVLVSSLSLYAVGLGMGNAALYRLALFASDDSKGLVSAMVGMISIAVMSAAGSLLALLGAGASLQSFALMAGIAGLSCLVALRLFMTQPSAHV; this comes from the coding sequence ATGCAAAAACAGCCGACATTTTTTTCGCCGTTACGCCTGACGGGGTTCTGCCTGGCAATCGCGTTGTTCGAATGCCTCACCTATATGGCCAGCGACCTGATCATGCCCGCCATGCTCAAGGTGACCCAGGACCTGGACGCGCCTGCTGATCAAATCCCTTATGCGTTCAACTTGTACCTGCTGGGCGGCATCCTGCTGCCTTGGCTGATCGGTCCGTTGTCGGACCGCCATGGCCGGCGTCCTTTCATGCTCGCCGGTTGTGGCGGGTTTGTGGTGGCCTGCGTGGCAATCACCCAGGTCACCGACATGCATGGGTTCAATGGGCTCCGTCTGATCCAGGGCATGGGGCTGGGGTTCGTGATTGCGGTCAGCTATCCCGCCATACAAGAAGTATTCTGCGAATCCGACGCCGTGAAAGTCATGGCGTTATTGGGCAATCTCGCCCTGCTCTCACCCTTGCTCGGACCGTTGGCGGGAGGATTGCTGCTGCAATGGCTATCCTGGCGCGAGCTGTTCATGCTGCTGGCCGGCCTCGGAATGGTGAGCTGGCTGGCCTTGTGGTGGTTCATGCCGCGAAACACCCGAGCGGCGCACCTTATGGGTAAAGAGTCGATCGTCGAGCCATTCGACCTGCGTTCGCTTGTCAGGCGATATAGCGCGCTGCTGGGCCACATGGAGTTCATGTCGGCCAGCGTCGCGCTGGGTTTGATGAGCCTGCCGCTGATTGCCTGGATCGGCTTGTCGCCCTTGCTGTTGATCCAGGGCCAGGGCTTGTCGCCACTGGAATATGGGGTTTGGCAGATTCCGGTTTTCTCGGCGGTGATCCTCGGAAATTTCCTGCTCAACGTCTTGGTGGAGCGGGTCGGCGTACGCCGGGTGGTCTACTACAGCCTGTGGCCTTTCTGCGCTGGACTGGTCGCCTTGGTCGTAGCCAGCCAATTCGATCTGCCCCTCACCGTATTGGTCAGCAGCCTGTCGCTGTATGCCGTCGGACTCGGCATGGGCAATGCCGCGTTGTATCGACTGGCGCTGTTCGCCAGCGACGACAGCAAGGGGCTGGTCTCGGCCATGGTCGGGATGATTTCCATCGCGGTGATGAGCGCGGCAGGCTCGCTGTTGGCCTTGCTGGGTGCCGGGGCGAGCCTGCAGTCCTTTGCGTTGATGGCCGGCATCGCCGGGCTCAGCTGTCTTGTCGCGTTGCGTCTGTTCATGACGCAACCGTCCGCTCACGTTTGA
- a CDS encoding fe2+ zn2+ uptake regulation protein, whose amino-acid sequence MHNTQVPMEGKPGSARVAMTNTHREFPGPTERGGNEQIKRLLKSYGLRTSLIRLKVIDALLKAAEENRRLGVRGVHSQLLGLDIPLSFLSVREVLKRLCSEGVVTLNPDKSYSLHHSAVALLNPGE is encoded by the coding sequence ATGCATAACACGCAAGTCCCCATGGAGGGTAAGCCAGGATCGGCCCGCGTCGCGATGACAAACACCCACCGCGAATTTCCGGGGCCAACGGAACGAGGCGGTAACGAACAGATCAAGCGGCTGCTCAAGAGCTACGGGCTCAGGACCAGCCTGATCCGTCTCAAAGTCATCGATGCGTTACTCAAGGCCGCGGAGGAAAATCGCCGCTTGGGCGTACGGGGTGTTCACAGCCAATTGCTGGGATTGGACATTCCATTGTCCTTCCTGAGCGTGCGTGAGGTTTTGAAGCGCCTGTGCAGCGAGGGCGTGGTGACACTCAATCCCGATAAAAGCTACAGCTTGCACCACAGCGCCGTGGCCTTGCTCAACCCTGGGGAGTGA
- the pvdQ gene encoding bifunctional acylase PvdQ — protein MSGQLSRYCFAGALLGMTLGLSTVVSARGEAEQATAEIRRTSFGVPHIRAQDERGLGYGIGYAYAQDNLCLLANEIVTVNGQRSRYFGPQQVTVEQRENRASDLFFTWLNTPQAVSGFWQAQAPEIQQLVEGYVGGYNRALAERRAKGLPEQCASEWVRPITTQDLVKLTRRLLVEGGVGQFAEALAGAQPPKATAQADLSTSGFAVAAARQQRFALERGSNALAIGSERSFNGRGMLLANPHFPWLGGMRFYQMHLTIPGKLDVMGAALPGLPMINIGFSQHLAWTHTVDTSKHFTLYRLQLDPKDPTRYLFDGKSVPMSQQTVTVDIKQADGQVKPVSRVVYSSRFGPIVQWPGKLDWDNRFAYSLRDANLENDRVLAQWYAMNRAVTLKDLQDTVQRIQGIPWVNTLAVDDQGHSLYMNVSVVPNVDAHKLARCSDPRAGQKLIVLDGSRSECDWNIDPNAVQKGIYAADKLPQLSRRDYVQNSNDSAWMVNPSQPLSGYSPVISQQDLPLGLRARFALDRLGQLAKSGPVTANDLQRMVMDDQVYLADQVMPDLLAFCAGDLGADASALAEACTRLKNWDRTASLDSGVGFVHFQHIMQALQAVPGIWRVAFDPKDPQHTPRGLAVERPPVDEALRQAMRASVDAFKAAGLPADSQWQDIQVASSGARRTPIHGGPGELGIYNAIQSVPGASGKREVVGGTSYLQVVTFDGNGPNAQGLLAFSLSSDPSSPYSADQTQAFSNRQWSVLPFTEQQIKADPHYQALIIRETDRAAKVATQ, from the coding sequence ATGTCCGGGCAGTTATCGAGGTATTGCTTTGCCGGTGCGTTGCTGGGGATGACCCTGGGCCTGAGTACCGTGGTCAGCGCGCGAGGCGAGGCTGAGCAGGCCACTGCGGAGATTCGTCGCACCAGTTTTGGCGTGCCGCATATTCGGGCCCAGGACGAGCGGGGGCTGGGGTACGGCATCGGCTACGCTTACGCGCAGGATAATTTGTGTTTGCTGGCCAATGAAATCGTGACGGTCAATGGTCAACGCTCGCGTTATTTTGGCCCGCAACAGGTCACGGTCGAGCAACGAGAGAACCGAGCCAGCGACCTGTTTTTCACCTGGCTCAATACACCGCAGGCTGTCTCCGGTTTCTGGCAGGCCCAGGCGCCCGAGATCCAACAGTTGGTGGAAGGCTATGTGGGCGGTTACAACCGTGCGTTGGCTGAGCGCAGGGCGAAAGGCCTGCCCGAACAATGCGCGAGCGAATGGGTGCGACCGATCACCACGCAGGACTTGGTGAAGCTGACCCGGCGTCTGCTGGTAGAGGGCGGCGTTGGCCAGTTCGCCGAGGCCTTGGCCGGTGCGCAGCCACCCAAGGCAACCGCGCAAGCCGACCTATCGACGTCCGGCTTCGCTGTCGCGGCGGCCCGCCAGCAGCGTTTCGCCCTTGAACGCGGGAGCAATGCCTTGGCCATCGGCAGCGAACGCTCCTTCAACGGGCGCGGCATGCTGCTGGCGAACCCGCATTTCCCATGGTTGGGTGGCATGCGTTTTTACCAGATGCACTTGACCATACCTGGCAAACTTGACGTGATGGGTGCGGCCCTCCCAGGCTTGCCGATGATCAATATCGGCTTCAGCCAGCACCTGGCCTGGACCCACACCGTCGATACGTCAAAACACTTCACACTGTACCGCCTGCAATTGGACCCCAAAGACCCGACCCGCTACCTGTTCGATGGCAAGTCAGTGCCTATGAGTCAGCAAACGGTCACGGTGGATATCAAGCAAGCCGATGGGCAGGTCAAGCCCGTTTCGCGGGTGGTCTATAGCTCCAGGTTCGGGCCGATCGTGCAATGGCCGGGCAAGCTGGACTGGGATAACCGGTTCGCCTACAGCTTGCGCGATGCCAACCTGGAAAATGATCGGGTACTGGCGCAGTGGTACGCGATGAACCGCGCCGTCACGCTCAAGGATCTGCAGGACACTGTCCAGCGCATCCAAGGGATTCCGTGGGTCAATACGCTGGCGGTGGACGATCAAGGTCACAGCCTGTACATGAACGTCTCGGTGGTGCCCAACGTCGACGCCCACAAGCTTGCCCGCTGCAGCGATCCCAGGGCCGGCCAGAAGCTGATCGTGCTGGATGGTTCACGCAGTGAATGTGATTGGAACATCGACCCCAACGCCGTGCAAAAAGGTATTTACGCGGCCGACAAGCTCCCACAGTTGTCGCGCCGAGATTACGTGCAGAACTCCAATGATTCCGCCTGGATGGTCAACCCCTCGCAGCCCTTGTCCGGCTATTCGCCCGTTATCAGTCAGCAAGACCTGCCGCTGGGCCTGCGCGCCCGGTTTGCCCTGGATCGACTGGGCCAGTTGGCCAAGAGCGGGCCAGTGACGGCCAATGATCTGCAGCGCATGGTCATGGACGATCAGGTCTATCTGGCCGATCAGGTCATGCCCGACCTGTTGGCGTTTTGTGCCGGCGACCTGGGAGCCGATGCATCGGCGTTGGCCGAGGCGTGCACTCGCCTGAAGAACTGGGATCGCACCGCGAGCCTGGACAGCGGCGTGGGCTTCGTCCATTTCCAGCACATCATGCAGGCGCTGCAGGCCGTGCCTGGTATCTGGCGCGTCGCGTTTGACCCGAAGGATCCGCAACATACCCCTCGCGGCCTGGCGGTCGAGCGGCCTCCGGTGGACGAGGCATTGCGTCAAGCCATGCGTGCATCGGTGGACGCGTTCAAGGCGGCCGGCCTGCCTGCGGACAGTCAATGGCAGGACATACAGGTGGCCAGCAGCGGTGCCCGTCGCACGCCCATTCACGGCGGACCTGGAGAATTGGGAATCTACAACGCGATCCAGAGCGTGCCGGGCGCGAGCGGTAAACGCGAAGTGGTCGGCGGCACCAGCTATCTGCAAGTGGTGACGTTTGACGGCAACGGTCCCAATGCCCAGGGGTTGTTGGCCTTCTCCCTCTCCAGCGATCCCTCATCGCCTTATTCGGCGGATCAGACCCAGGCGTTCTCGAACCGGCAGTGGAGTGTGCTGCCCTTCACCGAACAGCAGATCAAGGCCGACCCGCATTATCAAGCGCTGATTATTCGAGAGACTGATCGCGCGGCAAAGGTGGCGACGCAATAG
- a CDS encoding FecR family protein, whose protein sequence is MTERTLSEAEYDAITDAAAHWCMRLHAEDCTEAERLAFKQWHDADPLHAFEYEAMLEIWGVAEHLPRVEAAPGACIGRPRSGWVRLAIAATVLALGLPLAAFTGWNLGWLPNAYQRFEAGTSVRQIILDDGSQVELNLGSELVFANYRDERRVTLKKGEAFFDVSHDTRHPFVVRAGQGQVRVTGTRFNVWMYQDQVRVTLLEGSVWVTSNKASNAGGSQLSPGMQASYKAGDFQPQIREVGVDDSSLAWRNGKLVLDNLALSDALPLINRYLDHPVMLADNGTGTLRIGGIYNLNEVKNLVPTLPKVLPVYLTQNKDGNLVLNAIGRPPRN, encoded by the coding sequence ATGACCGAACGAACACTCTCGGAAGCCGAATACGACGCCATTACCGATGCGGCAGCCCATTGGTGTATGCGTCTGCACGCTGAAGATTGCACAGAGGCTGAACGGCTGGCGTTCAAGCAATGGCACGACGCCGATCCCCTGCACGCTTTTGAATACGAAGCCATGTTGGAAATTTGGGGTGTCGCCGAACATTTGCCGCGTGTCGAAGCAGCACCAGGCGCTTGCATCGGACGTCCTCGGTCGGGCTGGGTCCGGCTGGCCATCGCGGCCACGGTGCTCGCGCTAGGCTTGCCCCTGGCCGCGTTCACCGGTTGGAACCTGGGCTGGCTGCCCAACGCCTATCAGCGATTCGAGGCTGGCACGAGCGTGCGTCAGATCATCCTGGACGACGGCAGCCAGGTAGAACTCAACCTGGGCAGCGAGTTGGTGTTCGCCAACTACAGGGACGAGCGTCGGGTCACGCTGAAAAAAGGCGAGGCTTTTTTCGACGTAAGCCATGATACCCGGCATCCGTTCGTTGTCCGGGCAGGCCAGGGCCAGGTACGCGTGACGGGTACGCGTTTCAACGTCTGGATGTATCAGGATCAGGTCCGGGTCACGCTGCTGGAGGGTTCCGTTTGGGTGACCAGCAACAAGGCGTCCAATGCTGGCGGTTCACAGCTGTCACCCGGGATGCAGGCGAGCTACAAGGCTGGCGATTTCCAACCGCAAATACGGGAGGTCGGGGTCGATGACAGTTCATTGGCGTGGCGTAACGGCAAGCTGGTGCTGGATAACCTCGCCCTCTCGGACGCACTGCCTTTGATCAATCGCTATCTCGACCACCCCGTCATGCTGGCCGACAACGGCACGGGTACCCTGCGTATCGGCGGTATCTACAACCTCAACGAGGTGAAGAACCTCGTGCCTACGTTGCCTAAGGTCTTGCCGGTCTACCTGACGCAGAACAAGGACGGCAACCTGGTGCTCAACGCCATCGGCCGCCCACCACGAAACTGA
- a CDS encoding dermonecrotic toxin domain-containing protein — protein MHAEIPLLLFPQILNVKDLEELDAVHGLTQADLDWLQNVSLPSHTQRVAQTPPMFAEKILLAPEDKPPIPLAGCFSLQSTQGTGASGNEPAFFYTPWGGIRKFDNPQALDRNIEQTLKNTEERNRLFRLLSISQRSALNSTTDISRTRQIIDGDVFETQRESIEDAQDVNALVMVEELIKLPSLTSMLDQLLGEALPGLDPRQVRIALSHDSDSPAPSPFQVTSSIPLSDAVLVYFHHQGWPAGQGVDLTHPGTSASSYTGQQWETIIKGIATTLIPKLSGCITAFWDANGPFYTSRRQLLSQFIHDSLWATILLEREKGHLTEAQSRELLRLFRPSRRDETLLFIETVRLWEYEPNFVELAGSLMISGQGHYLFTPTQGLQKVSTFLAFKEALFNTPEQKEAIYNLLDLEERNRLLRFDAPQVSGNPISMPVSDSLADATVDKQLLNLRYALEMSRQGEVDIKALVDKALDIRTFIHKNLLNQKSAGHWGTQPTFYGKQRSSNLVADQMERKAKTYIDVDEAFSALFARLPSLDRTALRNGLKRLLAELTNVFSLGIRAEAELRALNATLPLIAHKLIETVFAYDAEYPDREQRAAVRGFRPDVYSLKLACTSESETVSAPLANCFLLTERGGLDTPHSGMAILWTPVDGLQAFTSVDLATRQLNRQLLDAQRRFGLLANLTPLQRKPHRRYQLEAYELIEDNVLVNRMNSFTNLFEAEQGYLSTLRVGSWQLTGAALTKSLKALFGKGAPTNLKRATSIAKANSLKQKLPAWLGTAPLEDQRRHIELLEQYKNSVDDGKDYLDGFEPLRTYVRNKLKTLLDARFPDKHLNPETLQITPNLAIVGPARSLTDFALQHIDVTEKGFKVSSTSTQTLPDGLNEAAVRQLLSSLDIATTYKNQVQQALSGTIANVQPRKRRFRQQLPWQLLHYAHAQYLQQHLSPTAFDLVHQVLDMPDAIARQAVKGASAYFRPLELIKTDGGSAIKALGLYVFSSVTDASSPHVLYSPYHDGQQLKEFKDEASIVAAFNTPGALQDLLIRRLPKDQQATFKNLFASTLGQASEITLGFSPINTNILHTLYDDNATLLTDMLTTQTSHPRHFDWTTVLHVFSEGFKLVRRELPAKLTFLQTLWESYQDFKDSSEAFQQDAWKVGLHNFIAGAAEMVSLGFLNRDDTFGLLAPIEPTPQSNPPAPSWKDISSTAPARTDLQLFENLDVSLADLRQNLTDGTYKAADDNKLYVPVAGKVYQVAKANQAWRIIHDDSEGPLLKYSPDQRTWRIDPQRQAIRFGKAGSKMAITYSDLRAKGSLNIEARGMAEIRRKYPFRAHAIMQALEMARFYSVNALTNLEQLKRQVLPGSRLDTYLRLVFGVSSVDASLIAKIEAAISPICQALADPTWEQQNADRIVVGALKYLEDRATAFVLEPAAVGRIYLTQFFFDLGLDWYKSVVPDAFNVDAHAQGATFIHEISHQLLDTIDIVYLDAARPFLDLISTATHLSQSHHDQQEALQRHGLSLTTPKSELFTQWDSVDNTHKNIELLPGYKDITRRILTLTGTKNMNEARDAFLDPILPDKRIDVILSNADSVTLLICEMGRQLDRLPPGSTAVR, from the coding sequence ATGCACGCAGAAATCCCGCTTTTATTATTTCCCCAGATATTGAACGTCAAGGACTTGGAGGAGCTGGACGCGGTCCATGGCCTCACTCAGGCGGACCTCGACTGGCTGCAGAACGTTTCCTTGCCCAGCCACACGCAACGCGTCGCGCAAACGCCACCGATGTTCGCCGAAAAGATTTTACTGGCCCCGGAGGACAAACCACCCATCCCGCTCGCCGGATGTTTTTCCCTCCAGTCCACGCAAGGGACCGGCGCTTCTGGAAACGAGCCGGCTTTTTTTTACACGCCGTGGGGTGGCATCAGGAAATTCGACAATCCCCAAGCACTCGACAGGAACATTGAGCAGACGCTGAAAAACACCGAGGAGCGAAATCGTCTGTTTCGTCTCCTGTCGATTTCCCAGCGCAGCGCACTGAACAGCACAACCGACATCAGCCGGACCCGGCAAATCATCGACGGCGATGTATTCGAGACACAGCGCGAATCGATTGAAGATGCCCAGGACGTCAATGCCTTGGTCATGGTCGAGGAACTGATCAAACTGCCCTCGCTTACCTCGATGTTGGACCAGTTGCTGGGCGAAGCGCTGCCAGGGCTGGATCCGAGGCAGGTGCGCATAGCCCTGTCCCATGATTCGGATTCACCGGCGCCTAGCCCGTTCCAGGTCACCTCGAGCATCCCGCTGAGCGACGCGGTACTGGTTTATTTCCATCACCAAGGCTGGCCCGCCGGACAGGGCGTCGATCTGACTCACCCCGGTACATCCGCATCCTCCTACACCGGACAACAGTGGGAGACAATCATCAAGGGCATTGCCACGACGTTGATTCCAAAACTCTCAGGCTGCATCACGGCCTTTTGGGACGCCAACGGCCCCTTCTACACTTCCCGTCGCCAGCTGCTGTCCCAGTTCATCCACGATTCACTGTGGGCGACCATCCTGCTGGAACGGGAAAAAGGACACCTGACGGAAGCGCAAAGCCGTGAGCTTCTTCGATTGTTCAGGCCGTCTCGCCGAGACGAAACATTGCTGTTCATCGAGACGGTCCGACTCTGGGAATATGAACCGAACTTCGTCGAGCTTGCCGGTTCCTTGATGATCAGCGGCCAAGGACACTATCTTTTTACCCCTACCCAAGGCCTTCAGAAGGTGAGCACTTTCCTCGCATTCAAGGAAGCGCTATTCAATACGCCCGAACAAAAAGAGGCGATCTACAACCTTCTCGATCTTGAAGAACGCAACCGTTTATTGCGCTTTGACGCGCCGCAGGTTTCAGGCAATCCCATCAGCATGCCGGTGTCCGACTCCCTGGCCGACGCCACTGTCGACAAACAGTTGCTGAACCTTCGTTACGCATTGGAAATGTCCCGCCAGGGCGAGGTGGATATTAAAGCGCTCGTCGACAAGGCACTCGACATACGAACGTTCATCCATAAAAACCTGCTGAACCAGAAATCCGCCGGCCACTGGGGAACCCAACCCACGTTTTACGGGAAGCAGCGCTCTTCGAACCTGGTGGCCGACCAAATGGAGCGCAAGGCCAAGACCTACATCGATGTCGACGAAGCTTTCAGCGCCCTGTTCGCTCGGTTGCCTTCACTGGACAGGACTGCACTGCGCAACGGACTCAAGCGCTTGCTTGCTGAACTGACGAACGTTTTCTCATTGGGGATCCGCGCGGAAGCCGAACTCAGAGCGCTTAACGCAACGCTTCCCTTGATAGCGCACAAGCTGATTGAAACGGTTTTTGCCTATGACGCCGAATATCCCGATCGCGAACAACGTGCTGCGGTCAGGGGGTTTCGGCCTGATGTCTATTCGTTAAAGCTCGCCTGTACCTCAGAAAGCGAAACCGTCTCCGCGCCCCTCGCCAACTGTTTTCTGTTGACCGAGCGTGGCGGGCTGGACACCCCCCATTCGGGCATGGCAATTCTCTGGACACCGGTCGATGGATTGCAGGCATTCACATCTGTCGACCTCGCCACCCGCCAGTTGAATCGACAACTGCTCGACGCCCAACGGCGCTTTGGCTTGCTCGCCAACCTGACCCCGCTTCAACGCAAGCCCCACCGACGCTATCAACTCGAGGCTTATGAACTGATCGAAGACAATGTGCTCGTAAACCGGATGAATTCGTTCACGAACCTTTTTGAGGCTGAACAGGGTTACTTGAGCACATTGAGGGTTGGAAGTTGGCAACTGACCGGGGCGGCACTGACCAAAAGTCTGAAAGCGCTATTTGGCAAAGGGGCTCCCACCAATCTTAAACGCGCCACGTCTATCGCCAAGGCGAACAGCCTCAAGCAGAAACTTCCCGCCTGGTTAGGCACTGCTCCCCTTGAGGACCAACGTCGGCATATTGAACTGCTTGAGCAATATAAAAACAGCGTGGACGATGGCAAGGACTATCTCGACGGATTCGAGCCACTGCGCACCTACGTGCGCAACAAGCTGAAAACATTGCTGGACGCCCGCTTCCCAGACAAGCACCTGAACCCCGAAACTCTGCAAATTACGCCAAACCTGGCGATTGTCGGGCCGGCCAGGTCATTGACCGACTTTGCCTTGCAGCACATCGACGTCACCGAAAAGGGTTTCAAGGTGTCTTCGACCTCCACGCAAACATTGCCAGACGGTTTGAACGAGGCGGCTGTGCGGCAACTGTTATCGTCGCTGGATATCGCAACCACCTATAAAAACCAAGTGCAGCAAGCGCTCTCTGGAACAATCGCAAACGTTCAGCCAAGAAAGCGGCGTTTCCGCCAACAGTTGCCCTGGCAATTGTTGCATTACGCTCACGCCCAGTATCTGCAGCAACATCTTTCGCCGACAGCATTCGATCTGGTCCACCAAGTATTGGACATGCCGGACGCCATCGCGCGGCAAGCGGTGAAAGGCGCCAGTGCATATTTCCGCCCCTTGGAGCTGATCAAGACCGACGGCGGCTCCGCGATCAAGGCATTGGGGCTTTACGTGTTCAGTTCAGTGACCGACGCATCAAGTCCCCACGTCCTGTATTCGCCGTACCACGACGGACAACAACTAAAGGAGTTCAAGGACGAAGCAAGCATCGTCGCTGCGTTCAATACCCCCGGCGCGCTCCAGGATCTGTTGATACGACGGCTTCCCAAAGATCAACAGGCCACGTTCAAGAATCTTTTCGCGTCCACGCTTGGGCAAGCGTCGGAAATTACCCTGGGCTTCAGCCCCATCAACACCAATATCCTGCACACGCTGTATGACGACAACGCGACGTTGCTGACGGATATGTTGACCACGCAAACCAGTCACCCCCGTCATTTTGACTGGACAACGGTCCTGCATGTTTTCAGCGAAGGCTTCAAGTTGGTACGAAGAGAGTTGCCGGCCAAACTGACGTTCCTGCAAACGCTTTGGGAAAGTTACCAGGACTTCAAGGACTCATCTGAAGCCTTTCAGCAGGACGCCTGGAAGGTTGGCCTGCACAACTTCATTGCCGGCGCTGCGGAAATGGTCTCGCTCGGCTTTTTGAATCGCGACGATACATTCGGTCTACTCGCCCCCATCGAGCCGACTCCGCAAAGCAACCCGCCAGCGCCCAGCTGGAAAGATATTTCCAGCACCGCACCAGCCCGTACCGACCTGCAGCTCTTTGAAAACCTGGATGTAAGCCTCGCGGACCTTCGGCAGAATCTGACCGACGGAACCTACAAGGCGGCGGACGACAACAAGCTATATGTGCCTGTCGCCGGCAAAGTCTATCAAGTTGCAAAAGCCAACCAAGCCTGGCGAATCATTCATGACGACAGCGAGGGCCCATTACTTAAATATTCGCCGGACCAGCGGACATGGCGGATCGATCCGCAACGCCAGGCCATTCGCTTTGGTAAGGCCGGTTCGAAAATGGCCATCACCTATAGCGACTTACGAGCCAAAGGGTCGTTGAACATCGAGGCACGGGGAATGGCTGAGATACGCAGGAAATACCCCTTTCGCGCCCATGCAATCATGCAGGCGCTGGAGATGGCGAGGTTCTATTCAGTCAATGCCCTGACTAATCTTGAACAACTCAAACGACAAGTACTTCCGGGCTCCCGGCTGGATACTTATCTGCGTTTGGTTTTCGGCGTGAGCAGCGTAGATGCCAGTCTGATCGCCAAAATAGAAGCAGCAATTTCTCCCATATGCCAGGCATTGGCCGATCCCACCTGGGAGCAGCAGAATGCGGACCGCATCGTAGTCGGCGCGCTAAAATACCTGGAAGACAGAGCAACGGCCTTTGTGCTTGAACCCGCAGCGGTTGGAAGAATTTATTTAACCCAGTTTTTTTTCGACCTTGGGTTGGATTGGTATAAATCCGTCGTACCGGATGCGTTCAATGTCGATGCTCATGCCCAGGGCGCGACTTTTATCCATGAAATTTCCCACCAGCTTCTCGATACGATCGATATTGTCTATCTGGACGCGGCGCGGCCATTCCTGGACTTGATTTCGACAGCCACTCATTTGAGTCAATCACACCACGACCAGCAAGAAGCACTGCAACGCCACGGACTTTCGCTGACCACCCCCAAATCAGAACTGTTTACGCAATGGGACAGCGTGGACAATACCCACAAGAACATCGAACTGTTGCCTGGCTACAAGGACATCACTCGCAGGATCCTCACGTTAACCGGCACCAAGAACATGAACGAGGCACGTGATGCATTTCTGGACCCGATTTTGCCGGACAAGCGCATCGACGTCATACTCAGCAACGCCGACTCCGTTACGCTGCTGATTTGTGAGATGGGACGCCAGCTTGACCGGCTCCCTCCCGGTTCAACCGCGGTGCGGTGA
- a CDS encoding Ldh family oxidoreductase: protein MSALSDHAGACTLSFDALASLLEQIFLRHGTSSEVARTLAENCAAAERDGAHSHGVFRIPGYVSTLKSGWVDGQAVPVVEDVASGFLRVDACNGFAQPALAAARPLLIEKARSAGIAVLAIRNSHHFAALWPDVEPFAYEGLVALSVVNSMTCVVPHGADRPLFGTNPIAFAAPRADGEPIVFDLATSAIAHGDVQIAAGKGELLPPGMGVDSLGQPTRDPKAILEGGALLPFGGHKGSALSMMVELLAAALTGGNFSFEFDWSNHPGAKTPWTGQLLIVIDPSKAAGQSFAERSQELVRQMHGVGLRRLPGDRRHRERSKSNERGITLDEQTIAQLRALAGQ from the coding sequence ATGTCCGCGCTATCCGATCATGCCGGTGCTTGCACTCTGTCCTTTGACGCCTTGGCAAGTCTGCTGGAGCAGATTTTCCTGCGTCATGGCACCTCGTCCGAGGTCGCTCGCACATTGGCCGAAAACTGCGCCGCCGCTGAGCGCGATGGAGCCCACAGTCATGGGGTGTTCCGTATTCCCGGCTACGTCTCGACGCTGAAGAGCGGCTGGGTCGATGGCCAGGCGGTGCCGGTGGTCGAGGACGTTGCCTCCGGGTTTCTACGGGTGGATGCCTGCAACGGGTTTGCCCAGCCGGCGTTGGCTGCCGCTCGTCCGTTACTGATAGAGAAGGCCCGCAGCGCCGGGATTGCGGTGCTGGCGATACGCAACTCCCATCACTTTGCGGCCCTGTGGCCGGATGTCGAACCGTTTGCCTATGAGGGGCTGGTAGCCCTGAGCGTGGTGAACAGCATGACCTGCGTAGTGCCCCACGGCGCGGACCGGCCTCTGTTTGGCACCAACCCGATTGCCTTCGCTGCGCCCCGGGCCGATGGCGAGCCGATTGTCTTCGACCTGGCCACCAGCGCCATCGCCCATGGCGATGTCCAGATTGCCGCGGGCAAAGGCGAGCTGCTGCCGCCAGGCATGGGCGTGGACAGCCTCGGCCAGCCGACCCGTGATCCCAAAGCCATCCTCGAAGGTGGGGCGCTCCTGCCATTTGGCGGGCACAAGGGCTCGGCGTTGTCGATGATGGTCGAGTTGCTGGCCGCTGCCCTGACGGGCGGTAATTTTTCGTTCGAGTTCGACTGGAGCAATCATCCAGGTGCGAAGACGCCGTGGACCGGGCAGTTACTGATCGTGATCGATCCGAGCAAGGCCGCCGGGCAAAGTTTTGCCGAGCGCAGCCAGGAGCTGGTCAGGCAGATGCATGGCGTTGGATTGCGGCGACTGCCGGGGGATCGACGCCACCGTGAGCGGAGCAAGTCCAATGAGCGCGGGATTACGCTGGATGAGCAGACGATCGCGCAGCTGCGGGCGTTGGCGGGACAGTGA